DNA from Triticum aestivum cultivar Chinese Spring chromosome 7D, IWGSC CS RefSeq v2.1, whole genome shotgun sequence:
TTCTTGGGCTAGTCCCATGTCCAAAACTACACATGAAACTGCAAGTGTTTGTAACCCGACTTAAACGGAAGTAGGAGGAGAGTTGTCGGGGacagttgcatgtccaccactagaCACGCAACTACAAGTGTTGTATCTCATCGGCAACTACACGGGCATAAAGCGACTACAACTTGGGTTAGAAGGGAAGTTGTCGAGGCAACTTGCTTTGTCCACCACTATACATGCAACTGCAAGCGTTGTAACCCTACTACAACTACACGGGCACGAAGCGGCTGCAATTGGGGTCGACAGTAGAAGTGTCggggggccagttgcatgtccaccacaAGACATGCAACTGCAAGTATTGTAACCCTAATTCAACTACACGGGCACCAAGCGGCTGCAATTGGGGTCGGCAATAGAGGTGTCGGGGgctagttgcatgtccaccacAAGACATGCAACTGCAAGCGTTGTAACCCGACTGCAACTTCAACTCATCAAAGTCAAGCGCATTTGCAAGACATAATGTGACCGCAACCGGGGGTCGGGAGGAGAATTGTCGGCGCTGGCGAAGTCTTTTTCATTTTAATTATTTTGTTGTAGTTACAACGGCCCCAACCCGATGTAATTGCAACTCATCACACCCAAGCACAACTGCAAGATCTATAATGTGACTGCAACCGAGGGGGTCAGGGGGAGGGTCGTCCTCGCCGATGAAGTTTTTCTCTCTAAAAAAATTATAGTAGGTGCAGACAACCCAAACTCGATTGCAACTGCAACTCATCACACCCAAGTGCAACTACAAGACATATAATGTGACCGCAACCGGGGGTCGGGGGGAGGGTTGTCGGTACCGACGAAGTCTTTCATTTTAGTTTTTTATAGTTGCGGCCGCCCCAACTCGAGTGCAACTGCAACTCATCACACGCAAAGCAACTGCAAGACGTATAATGTGACCGTAACTAGGGGTCGGAGGGAGGTTTGTCGGCGTCGACGAAGTCTTTTCATTAAAAAAATTAGTAGTTGCAGCCGCTTCAACCTGAGTGCAACTGCAGCTCGTCACTCCCAAGTGCAACTGCAAAACATATAATGTGGCCGCAACTGGGGGTTGGGAGGAGGTTTGTCAGTGCCAGTGAAGTCTTCTCATTTATTTTTTTGTTGTATTAGTTGCAACCGCCCCACCCAACCGCAACTGCAAGACGTATAATATGACCACAATCAGGGGTCGGGGGGTTGTCGGGGGCAACAAAGTTTTtctctttttaatatttttttgttgTAGTTGTAGTCGCCCCAACCTGCAAATGCAACTTTTTCCAAGTACATGGTGAATACATGGTGTCAAACTCTTTCCAAATACTTGGTGCACTTTTTTGATACCTGACATTTTCTAAAAAATACACGGTGAATATATTTATGCAATAAACTTTTTTATGTACTTACATATTTCCGTATTTTTCACAGTATGTTTTTCCTTTTCCAGCTGTTTAGCATTTCCTTTTTAGAAGATTTGTTTGAAAAAAGTTAATAATATCTGGCACAAAACCAGGCACGACCCATGGCGGAGGCTCCTCCTAGCGATTGCTGTCGAACAAAAAAACTAAAGACAACAATGGGAAAACGCTCACAAAACCAGGGTACGGGCTTAGCTGCTCCATGTTTCTAGGCTCCCTCGTCAACGTCAAACAATAAAGAACTTTTGTCGTTGTACACGGGcccaagaaaaaaaactaaaataggCTCACAAGTCACAACCCACAGACAACCGCACAGACAAACAAACTAAAGTAGCCCACACGAAGGCACGATGATCAGCCCGCCAACATTGGCCCATTGAACAAACAAACTATGGTTCGGCCTGAAACAAAAACGACATGGAACAACAAACagtgatgtcatctacacgtcgaTCATTTTAAATATCATCTAGATGAGTTTTAGGCACTCCCTATAATGATAGCTTGTTGACATCCGAACGCAATATGTTCGAGATGCTTTGTACTTTCACTGAACTTTGACAATAAATTTGAATCAGGGTTTGATCCCAGGATCTCCTCGTTCCAGCGTAGCGCTACTAGCCATCAACTTACGCTAGTAGGGGGCTACCAACTTAAGGAAAAGAGTCGGCTTACCActgcctttccctttttttatttgttttcctGGTTTGTCATCGCTTTTTCTTTGTTTCTTATTTTTactagtttattttctcttttctttcccttttctttgtttttctccggttctttgtttctttcttggttttcaatggtttttcttttcttttccttcatttttttggtttgtttgtttctttctcgttttcatttgtttttcttttgtttaNNNNNNNNNNNNNNNNNNNNNNNNNNNNNNNNNNNNNNNNNNNNNNNNNNNNNNNNNNNNNNNNNNNNNNNNNNNNNNNNNNNNNNNNNNNNNNNNNNNNNNNNNNNNNNNNNNNNNNNNNNNNNNNNNNNNNNNNNNNNNNNNNNNNNNNNNNNNNNNNNNNNNNNNNNNNNNNNNNNNNNNNNNNNNNNNNNNNNNNNNNNNNNNNNNNNNNNNNNNNNNNNNNNNNNNNNNNNNNNNNNNNNNNNNNNNNNNNNNNNNNNNNNNNNNNNNNNNNNNNNNNNNNNNNNNNNNNNNNNNNNNNNNNNNNNNNNNNNNNNNNNNNNNNNNNNNNNNNNNNNNNNNNNNNNNNNNNNNNNNNNNNNNNNNNNNNNNNNNNNNNNNNNNNNNNNNNNNNNNNNNNNNNNNNNNNNNNNNNNNNNNNNNNNNNNNtggtcaacattttttctatacacatttaacatttttaaatccTTGACTAACTTTAAAAAATATATttgttaacattttttaaatggttgattattttttaaatacatgattatttTTTAGCATTTTTTGATACATGTTACATTTTCATCTTACAcgcttaacatttttcaaatgcttgattaacatttttataatacTTGTTTTTTTTCAAATGCTAGATTTAAATAAGTGATAAAAAATCATACATTTTTCGTATACTTGATAAACATTttatctatacacatttaacatttttcaaatgcttggttaatattttttaattattttatttagaGTGTTTTTGCAATATctatatatatttagaatatttgaaaatattaacaaaatttaaaaataaagggaaaaaaatgaaaatagaaaacGTGGAAAAAATGAGGCTGTGGCCTCGCGTGCGCCTGGTCCAGCTCATCTGTGGTCCCCTTCACAAGAGGGTTGCCTAGGTCTCGCTTTAAGCTAGACATAGGGGCACCCCAAGGAGGGAGCCAGGGATCAATTCCTTTCTAGTCAGTTTGTGCACGTCGAAAAAGAAGAACTGATTGTTCCTTCTGATTCGTTCCTTGGTTAGTATGTGCACGTCGAGAAAAAATGAACTGGTTGTGGCCGCCGAAGCATCGCTTCTTCGCGACTGTGCGCTCGGTGTTCCTTTTTCATTTTTTGCTAAATCGTTTTATCTTGCTAATTTAGATCGCTCGTCGATTTCAATTCCCTGGCTGCCCTCGCAACCCCGCTTTGCTCTCTGTCCATTGACGGTTCGACCATTCGAGGTACATCATAGTTATGCTTTGGTTCCTAGTCTCCTAAATGAATAGCCGGCACATCAGCACCGTCTTAACATCCCCTTCACGCGAAGTTTAAAAAGAAAATCTCAAAGAAATATTATGTCTTAAGAGTGTGATGTTTTATTAGTATGTGAAATTTCAAAGTTCAAATACATTTACCATTTACGAGGTAAAAAAAGACAAAAGCAACAATGAATAGTGTCAAACAGTAAACGTCACAATTCATGACAGAATTTGTTTTTCATAGCTCGTAAATGGTACTACCGTGTTTTTACTTAAAATTTCACATGCCAATAGACATCAACGTCTTAATAGTGGTCTCTTAAGAGTTAAGATAGATGCATGACCTGGCTTGCTGTTCTCTCAAACTCGAAAATTTCATATCCAGGACACGTACATGCATCTATTCTCCATCACATTCCTTGGACACCATCATCCTAATCTGGTTACAATCCAAGCACACATAATATTAAGACAACACACACGACAGCGCCCATGCATGTGGAAGCGTACGCATTTTGGTGAGTGGCGTCGCACTAGCTGGAGGTGGTGTTGGCAACGACGGTGATGTTGAGCCTCCTGAGCGTCTCGAGGGCGATGAGCTCGTTGGCCCTGTCGGTGGGGTGGTACTCGTCCCAGAACACGTACTTGCTGCGGTCCTTGCAAAGCGTGGAGAGCGGGGTGCACGTCAGCGTCGGCCGCACCTTCCCGAGAGTGCAGCAGGGCGCGTGGGAGTTGTTGAAGCCGTGCATGTAGGGCCGGTCGATGATGTCCTGGAAGTAGTCGTAGACGTCCCCGAACTGGAACGTCGCGTTGGGCAGCGACGCCGCCAGCTGCTTGATCACCGCGCCGGCCTGCTTGTTGAAGCTGAGGGCGAGCTTGTTGGTGGActccttttttttttgagaaatacttgttggtGGACTCCTGGCACGCCGTGGAGGACCTCTGCAGGAGCCGTTGCAGCGGGATGCAGCCCATGGGCCCTAGCCCGAAGAAGGTGACCCGACGCGCGCCCAGCCCGTGCAGGAGCCGGAGCTGGGCCTCCAGGGTGGTGACCATGTACTTGACGAAGGTCTCGCCGTTGTAGGTCCACGAGTCGGAGTAGACGGGGAGCAGGTAGTTGTTGATGAAGTCGTTGGCGCCCATGGCCACCACGTAGTATGCCTCGCCGAACAGCTTGTCCGCCGCCGCCCACCCGATCTTCTCCCGCATGAAGGCCTGCGTCCCCTGGAACAGCTCGATCTGCTTGTACAGCGAGAACCTCTAGATCTGCAAATGCATTGTCAGATGATCGAACTGGAGCGTCTCTTAAGAGTTAAGATAGATGCATGATCCTGGCTTGCTGTTCTCTCAGACACAAAAAATTTCATATCCAGGGCGCGTGTACATGCATCTATTCTCCATCCCATTCCTTGGACAAAATCGTCCCAAATTGGTTACAATCGACGGAAGCAGACACATAATTAAGACCACACACAGCACGCCGCACCCATGCATGTGAAAGCGTATGCATTTTGGTGAGCGGCCTGCGTGTCAGGCAGGCAGGCTAGGTGGAGGTGGTGTTGGCGACGACGGTGATGTTGAGCCTCTTGAGCGTCTCGAGGGCGATGAGCTCGTTGGCCCTGTCGGTGGGGTGGTACTCGTCCCAGAACACGTACTTATTGCGGTCCTTGCAGAGCGTGGAGAGCGGGGTGCACGTCAGCGTCGGCCGCACCTTCCCGAGAGTGCAGCAGGGCGCGTGGGAGTTGTTGAAGCCGTGCATGTAGGGCCGGTCGATGATGTCCTGGAAGTAGTCGTGGACGTCCCCGAACAGGAACGTCGCGTTGGGCAGCGACGCCGCCAGCTGCTTGATCACCGCGCCGGCCTGCTTATTGAAGCTGAGGGAGAGCTTGTTGGTGGACTCCTGGCACGCCGTGGAGGACCTCTGCAGGAGCCGCTGCAGCGGGATGCAGCCTATGGGCCCTAGCCCGAAGAAGGTGACCCGGCGCGCGCCCAGCCCGTGCAGGAGCCGGAGCTGGGCCTCCAGGGTGGTGACCATGTACTTGACGAAGGTCTCGCCGTTGTAGGTCCACGAGTCGGAGTAGACGGGGAGCAGGTAGTTGTTGTTGAAGTCGTTGGCGCCCATGGCCACCACGTAGTATGCCTCGCCGAACAGCttgtccgccgccgcccgctcgaTCTTCTCCCGCATGAAGGCCTGCGTCCCCTGGAACAGCTCGATCTGCTTGTACAGCGAGAACCTCTGGATCTGCAAATGCATTGTCAGATGATCGAACCGGAGCGTCTCTTAAGAGTTAAGATAGATGCATGATCCTGGCTTGCTGTTCTCTCAGACACAAAAAATTTCATATCCAGGGAGCGTGTACATGCGTCTATTCTCCATCCCATTCCATGGACAAAATCGTCCCAAATTGGTTACAATCGACGGAAGCAGACACATAATTAAGATCACACACAGCACGCAGCACCCATGCATGTGAAAGCATATGCATTTTGGTGAGCGGCGTGCGTGTCAGGCAGGCAGGCTAGGTGGAGGTGGTGTTGGTGACGACGGTGATGTTGAGCCTCTTGAGCGTCTCGAGGGCGATGAGCTCGTTGGCCCTGTCGGTGGGGTGGTACTCGTCCCAGAACACGTACTTGCTGCGGTCCTTGCAGAGCGTGGAGAGCGGGGTGCACGTCAGCGTCGGCCGCACCTTCCCGAGAGTGCAGCAGGGCGCGTGGGATTTGTTGAAGCCGTGCATGTAGGGCCGGTCGATGGTGTCCTGGAAGTAGTCGTAGACGTCCCCGAACTGGAACGTCGCGTTGGGCAGCGACGCCGCCAGCTGCTTGATCACCGCGCCGGCCTGCTTGTTGAAGCTGAGGGCGAGCTTGTTGGTGGACTCCTGGCACGCCGTGGAGGACCTCTGCAGGAGCCGCTGCAGCGGGATGCAGCCCATGGGCCCTAGCCCGAAGAAGGTGACTCGGCGCGCCCCAGCCCGTGCAGGAGCCGGAGCTGGGCCTCCAGGGTGGTGACCATGTACTTGACGAAGGTCTCGCCGTTGTAGGTCCACGAGTCGGAGTAGACGGGGAGCATTAGTTGTTGATGAAGTCGTTGGCGCCCATGGCCACCACGTAGTATGCCTCGCCGAACAGcttgtccgccgccgcccgcccgatcTTCTCCCGCATGAAGGCCCGCGTCCCCTGGAACAGCTCGATCTGCTTGTACAGCGAGAACCTCTGGATCTGCAAATGCATTGTCAGATGATCGAACCGGAGCGTCTCTTAAGAGTTAAGATAGATGCATGATCCTGGCTTGCTGTTCTCTCAGACACAAAAAATTTCATATCCAGGGCGCGTGTACATGCATCTATTCTCCATCCCATCCCTTGAACAAAATCGTCCCAAATTGGTTACAATCGACGGAAGCAGACACATAATTAAGACCACACACAGCACGCAGCACCCATGCATGTGAAAGCGTATGCATTTTGGTGAGCGGCGTGCGTGTCAGGCAGGCAGGCTAGGTGGAGGTGGTATTGGCGACGACGGTGATGTTGAGCCTCTTGAGCGTCTCGAGGGCGATGAGCTCGTTGGCCCTGTCGGTGGGGTGGTACTCGTCCCAGAACACGTACTTGCTGCGGTCCTTGCAGAGCGTGGAGAGCGGGGTGCACGTCAGCGTCGGCCGCACCTTTCCGAGAGTGCAGCAGGGCGCGTGGGAGTTGTTGAAGCCGTGTACGTAGGGCCGGTCGATGATGTCCTGGAAGTAGTCGTAGACGTCCCCGAACTGGAACGTCGCGTTGGGCAGCGACGCCGCCAGCTGCTTGATCACCGCGCCGGCCTGCTTGTTGAAGCTGAGGGCGAGCTTGTTGGTGGACTCCTGGCACGCCGTGGAGGACCTCTGCAGGAGCCGCTGCAGCGGGATGCAGCCCATGGGCCCTAGCCCGAAGAAGGTGACCCGGCGCGCGCCCAGCCCGTGCAGGAGCCGGAGCTGGGCCTCCAGGGTGGTGACCATGTACTTGACGAAGGTCTCGCCATTGTAGGTCCACGAGTCGGAGTAGACGGGGAGCAGGTAATTGTTGATGAAGTCGTTGGCGCCCATGGCCACCACGTAGTATGCCTCGCCGAACAGcttgtccgccgccgcccgcccgatcTTCTCCCGCATGAAGGCCTGCGTCCCCTGAAACAGCTCGATCTGCTTGTACAGTGAGAACCTTTGGATCTGCAAATGCATTGTGAGATGATGAAACCGGAGCGTTATCTCATGATACCATGGTGCCTACGAGAAGTTGGTGAAGTGATGGATGGGTGTCTTACGAAGAGGGACGAGGTCTCGttgaggatgccgccgccgccggacgcgtaGTTGAGGCCGCTCTTGGCGATGACGGTCTCGTCCACCGACGGGTCCAGGAAGGCCGGCGGCCGCGGGAGGCCCATCTTGTCGCCGATGATGTCCGCGACGGTGCGGCCGTTGCAGAACCTGCCGTTGGGCATGCCGCTGCCGAAGTCGATGCCGTACCAAGGCAGCGCGGCGCGCGCGAGGCTCTTGGTCAGGTAGTTGTTGTTGCCCACGTCCGACAGCGAGTCGCCGAAGATGAACTGCACCACGTCGCCGTGGGCGAGGCCCAGGAGCAGGGCCAGTGCCAGAGCAATGCCCAGCGGCTTCCTCTCACAACCCATCTCGATCTCACGTGCTAGTTCAGGCCTCTTACTCTACTAATTAAGTCCTGGTTGATCAGGAATGGACTGGATTTGCATATATAGATGGGGATGTGCGGCCGGGGAGTTGGGGATGGATGCACCTACCTACCTGCGAAGCGTGGGGAGGGGAACTTTTCAGCAAGCTTAATTCGGTGGCAAGCGGAGGAGTTGGCCTAACCTGGTCGTTTACTGATGTGGCGGATGTCAGCCGGCGGCAGGTGATCCTCCTCGCATACAAAAATATTTTTGGGGTGATTGCCAGGCGTCAGCCGTCTGAAAACACAGAAAAACCCGCCATTTTCCCGACCGTAAAGGTGACATATGTTACGGTCTTCAACCGTCCGATCCATGCATTAAAAAACTcctacatagtactccctccatttcgaaatatttgtctttctagacatttcaaatggactacaacatacggatgtatgtggaCATATTTGAGAGtacagattcactcattttactccgtatatagtcacttgatgaaatctctagaaagacaaatatttaggaacagatggagtacATTGTTAAAGACAAGCACATCTGCTTGTGCGTTGCAACGATAGAATTAGAACCCTGTTTAAAAAAAACCTAAATACTTAAAAGTGCAGCTGCATTTTTTTGGGCTCCCGAGCGCACGCTCATGGACCGAACGATGCAACAAACTGATTCCAGATTTGGTAAATTGTCCACCCACTTATTCTATACATGGAAAGATTCTTCAACTATAGTGCGCTGATTTTTCTTCACCTCGTCAGACCAACCGTGTCAACTCAGCGATGACGTAACGTGCATTAATTCTGGTACAAGAAAAATAAAGAAACTATAACTTTCACGCAGCGTGTCGGAATGATTCCGTTTTCACCGCTGGATTCCTTGTgacgagctcttcaaaactagatcccgtatgaatatgttttgatgattgtttttaaaaagcaactttgatgctagatgaGGCAAGTTTAGTGCTAAATATGAGCAACTCCGATGCTAGAAGAATTGCACCATGTGTATAAGTGAATTCACCTAGTAGCCTCCTACTTAGTTGTGTGTAATAGGTAATAGGTGGTTACATACTTCGTTGCCTACCATACTGTGAAAGTTGCTGACCGCAAAGTGGGAAGTTGTTTAACATGGTTTCTTAGTTGTCTGCCTCAGAAACCAAGTTACCTACATCGCTACGAAGTTTTCCACGGGTGATCCGCAATTGCCTAAAATACTATGAAAGTTGTCCATTAGGGGACCTAAGTTGCCAACGCTACTGAGCGCATGTTGTTGGCTAGTCAGGTCGCGGTGTTAGATGAGAAATTGCATAGGGGGTTATCAGAAATTTCATAGCGAGGCGGATCAGACAATTGCCTATAAACCTAAGCAAATTCTTATTTTTTGGTCGAGTTGCCTGCAAAAATCATTGAAATCTTCAAATATAATGATGGAAAACACACACGAGTTGGCTAGTCAAGTCGCGACGAGCTTTTCAAAACTAAACTCCACATGAATGTGTTTCTTTAATATTTTTAGaagcaactttgatgctagatgaGGCAACTTTAATGCTAAACAGAAGCAACTTCACTCCATTAAAAACAACTAATTAGCAACAATAAGCATCTAACTAATGATACAAAACAACTAACAAAGGTAGATAACATCACAACTTTCCTTCTACAAGAGGCAACTTCAGTGCTAAAAGCAGGCAACTTCACTACATTATGTGTCCCAGCTAATTTTGTCTAATTTTCTCCTAACTTCCTCGCCCGTACCTCTAAGTTGCCTATTGTTCATGCTAGTATGTCGTTGTTTCTAAATTTCCTATAATACTATGAAGTCATCTACCAGTGATGCTCTTGTGTCTACTATTGCTAGTTATGGTAGGCAACATGATGGTGAATCTTGGCCACTTCAGAGTGTTTGTAGGCAACTTAGAAAACAATGATAAATAACTTCATAGTATTGTAGGCAACTATTTTGAAAAGTTAGGCAACTGTGCAGCAATTGTAGGTAACTAATTACCAATAGCAGACAACTTTGCATCAATGGTAGGCAATCTATAGCATGTATAGGCAATTGAACATCAAGTGTAGGAACTGACCATCAATAATAGGCAATTGAGCAGTCATGATACACAATTGACATAATGTTAACAAAATTCACAGATACACACAGTGCAGTGAAATTTCTTTGTATGTAGCACTAAAGTTGCCTTATGTTTTGTGTGTTTTTTCTCAGTTTTTACACAAACCAACCTAATAGTCATTCCTACTAGGCCAAAAAGAAAAGTTGCTTTCCTATAGCACTATAGTTTCCTCCATCACACACAAAGTTGCCCTTGAAAAAGAGTTTGACGAAACCTACTCAtataggatctagttttgaagaactcgtctTGAGAAACCTGACGGTGAAAACGGAATTGAATTTCGATGCTTGAATCAAAAGTTATGGCTTTTACAACTTTTTAAACCCCTAAATAAATGCACGTGGGACATGATTTAGGCTGATTCCATCGATAGCCATGTGCGTACGGGGTGTGGCCAAACAATTTCCTTTTCTAGTGTAGACAGTTGGACATAAGGACATGTAATTACTATATACGGTTGTGCGCTTCAGGCAACAAACGAGTGCCCctgcgcttgatacgtctccaacgtatctataattttttattgttccatgc
Protein-coding regions in this window:
- the LOC123170984 gene encoding GDSL esterase/lipase At1g74460-like, which translates into the protein MHRFSLYKQIELFQGTQAFMREKIGWAAADKLFGEAYYVVAMGANDFINNYLLPVYSDSWTYNGETFVKYMVTTLEAQLRLLHGLGARRVTFFGLGPMGCIPLQRLLQRSSTACQESTNKLALSFNKQAGAVIKQLAASLPNATFQFGDVYDYFQDIIDRPYMHGFNNSHAPCCTLGKVRPTLTCTPLSTLCKDRSKYVFWDEYHPTDRANELIALETLRRLNITVVANTTSS
- the LOC123170985 gene encoding GDSL esterase/lipase At1g74460-like, which gives rise to MHLQIQRFSLYKQIELFQGTQAFMREKIERAAADKLFGEAYYVVAMGANDFNNNYLLPVYSDSWTYNGETFVKYMVTTLEAQLRLLHGLGARRVTFFGLGPIGCIPLQRLLQRSSTACQESTNKLSLSFNKQAGAVIKQLAASLPNATFLFGDVHDYFQDIIDRPYMHGFNNSHAPCCTLGKVRPTLTCTPLSTLCKDRNKYVFWDEYHPTDRANELIALETLKRLNITVVANTTST
- the LOC123166853 gene encoding GDSL esterase/lipase At1g74460, with protein sequence MGCERKPLGIALALALLLGLAHGDVVQFIFGDSLSDVGNNNYLTKSLARAALPWYGIDFGSGMPNGRFCNGRTVADIIGDKMGLPRPPAFLDPSVDETVIAKSGLNYASGGGGILNETSSLFIQRFSLYKQIELFQGTQAFMREKIGRAAADKLFGEAYYVVAMGANDFINNYLLPVYSDSWTYNGETFVKYMVTTLEAQLRLLHGLGARRVTFFGLGPMGCIPLQRLLQRSSTACQESTNKLALSFNKQAGAVIKQLAASLPNATFQFGDVYDYFQDIIDRPYVHGFNNSHAPCCTLGKVRPTLTCTPLSTLCKDRSKYVFWDEYHPTDRANELIALETLKRLNITVVANTTST